In one Corallococcus sp. EGB genomic region, the following are encoded:
- a CDS encoding DUF2254 domain-containing protein, translating to MRARDRPSLRWWLRHRLWIPPVMGAVLGAALGLLFVMPSPLEVRVLRGVGWNATAAEARTMLSAVLGVALTSLSIVLSLSMLVVQSAAGQYSPRLLRLYLHSAGIRIVLPVFVATSVFCLVATQAFGFVPDVERAPRPALGLAMLLLVLCEGALIFQVLQTLQLMRVENLIRKVRQDTLDTARTLERLRSEDSRGPPPSHARDAGQARPLRAPGSGFIVCVDAKALLEVATANRFVVHLERAVGEPVVQGEDVGWVEAETREAHDGPVWQTIHLDHWRDADRDIALGVRQLVDVAIKALSPGINDPYTAVEAVDQLTFLLCELSRMQLGPRVLADDAGTPRVFLRGPAPRDLLTLATDQILRYGAAEPAVVLRLLRLAAAVALRAREAEDRHAARGWLRRILAVAEPARPEAAGDSLLRRHAEALEQALDGGPWPPLPAIGF from the coding sequence ATGAGAGCTCGGGATCGCCCCTCGCTCCGTTGGTGGCTGCGGCACCGGCTGTGGATTCCGCCCGTCATGGGGGCCGTCCTGGGAGCAGCCCTCGGCCTCCTCTTCGTGATGCCCTCCCCGCTCGAGGTCCGGGTGCTGAGAGGGGTGGGCTGGAACGCCACGGCCGCCGAGGCCCGGACGATGCTGTCGGCGGTGCTGGGCGTCGCGCTGACGTCGCTGAGCATCGTGCTGTCGCTGTCCATGCTCGTGGTGCAGAGCGCGGCGGGGCAGTATTCGCCGCGCCTGCTGCGTCTGTATCTCCACAGCGCGGGCATCCGCATCGTCCTCCCGGTGTTCGTCGCCACCAGCGTCTTCTGCCTGGTGGCGACCCAGGCCTTCGGCTTCGTCCCGGATGTCGAGCGCGCACCGCGCCCGGCGCTGGGGCTGGCCATGCTGCTGCTCGTCCTCTGTGAAGGCGCGCTCATCTTCCAGGTGCTCCAGACCCTCCAGTTGATGCGGGTGGAGAACCTGATCCGGAAGGTGCGTCAGGACACGCTGGACACCGCGCGGACGCTCGAGCGACTCCGGTCGGAAGACAGCAGGGGCCCTCCTCCCTCCCATGCTCGCGACGCGGGACAGGCCCGCCCGCTGCGTGCCCCAGGGAGCGGCTTCATCGTCTGCGTCGACGCGAAGGCCCTGCTGGAGGTGGCGACAGCGAACCGGTTCGTCGTCCACCTGGAGCGGGCCGTGGGTGAACCGGTCGTTCAAGGAGAGGACGTGGGCTGGGTGGAGGCGGAGACGCGCGAAGCGCATGACGGGCCCGTGTGGCAGACCATCCACCTGGACCACTGGCGGGACGCGGACCGGGACATCGCCCTGGGGGTGCGCCAGCTGGTGGACGTGGCCATCAAGGCGCTCTCTCCGGGAATCAATGACCCGTACACCGCGGTGGAGGCGGTGGACCAGCTGACCTTCCTGCTGTGCGAGCTGAGCCGGATGCAGCTGGGCCCTCGCGTGCTCGCGGATGACGCCGGGACCCCGCGCGTGTTCCTGCGCGGTCCCGCGCCGCGGGACCTCCTGACGTTGGCCACGGACCAGATCCTCCGCTATGGCGCCGCCGAACCCGCCGTGGTGCTCCGCCTCCTGCGCCTGGCCGCCGCCGTGGCGCTGCGCGCGAGGGAGGCGGAGGACCGGCACGCGGCGCGCGGGTGGCTCCGCCGCATCCTGGCCGTGGCGGAGCCAGCGCGGCCGGAGGCTGCCGGGGACTCCCTGCTTCGCCGCCACGCGGAGGCACTGGAGCAGGCGCTCGACGGCGGGCCCTGGCCGCCGCTCCCGGCGATTGGCTTCTGA
- a CDS encoding DUF5953 family protein, producing the protein MAFMHTPLTVRIHAPAMTGADSRPLKMVLGVERALSGTRLEWTVSDAQQLVRIAQRDTWLGMARSGGGFQLVCNNDESRPVTLFGVAAPGSLGPGGHALLEVHAELPLVASGVALDLMENIAEAANGYWGHATPFDAAVEISRQVRDPVRKPGSPPRGLPALKLTEHLLSPEIPQHLGWLNYWSDAAARVIGFPDPARDAALLSRSRRTPSGGWVVPLTEAPLDYDNPEHIEALRRAYERFPVIGGRASP; encoded by the coding sequence ATGGCCTTCATGCACACCCCACTGACCGTGCGCATCCATGCGCCTGCCATGACAGGTGCCGACAGCCGCCCCCTGAAGATGGTTCTTGGCGTGGAACGTGCGCTTTCCGGCACACGCCTGGAGTGGACGGTTTCCGATGCCCAGCAGCTCGTTCGGATTGCCCAACGAGACACATGGCTCGGCATGGCCCGGAGCGGGGGTGGCTTTCAGCTTGTCTGCAACAACGATGAGAGCCGCCCCGTGACGCTCTTCGGAGTAGCCGCACCTGGAAGCCTGGGGCCCGGGGGGCATGCGTTGCTCGAAGTCCACGCTGAACTTCCGCTGGTGGCATCCGGTGTGGCTCTGGACCTGATGGAGAACATCGCGGAAGCGGCCAACGGATACTGGGGGCATGCGACGCCATTCGACGCGGCCGTCGAAATCTCCCGGCAGGTCCGGGACCCGGTACGCAAGCCGGGTTCCCCCCCGCGTGGACTGCCAGCACTCAAGCTCACGGAGCACCTCCTTTCTCCAGAGATTCCCCAGCACCTCGGGTGGCTGAACTACTGGTCGGACGCCGCCGCACGGGTCATCGGGTTCCCGGATCCGGCTCGCGACGCGGCGCTGCTGTCGCGCTCGCGGCGCACCCCGTCTGGCGGATGGGTGGTCCCGCTCACGGAGGCCCCGCTCGACTACGACAACCCCGAGCACATCGAAGCGCTCCGGCGGGCCTACGAGCGCTTCCCCGTGATTGGGGGACGCGCTTCCCCATGA
- a CDS encoding arylsulfatase, translating to MASKAKPSGNGHGKQAKQQPNILVIWGDDIGFWNISAYNQGMMGYRTPNIDRIAKEGAMMTDCYGQQSCTAGRAAFITGMNPLRTGLTTIGMPGAKYGLQDSDPTIAEMLKPLGYTCGQFGKNHLGDSNPYLPTVHGFDEFFGNLYHLNAENEPECPDYPKDPAFKERFGPRGVLHSWATARNDPTEDERWGVVGKQRIEDTGPLTTKRMETVDGEFLQGSLDFMERAVNEGKPFFLWHNTTRTHVWTFLQKKYQNATGYGLYADAMRELDDIVGVLLAKLDELGIAENTVVVFSTDNGVEKMGWPDGGNSPFRGEKGSTWEGGVRVPCVVRWPGVVEPGRVINDIFAHEDWMPTLVAAAGGPTDLVDKCKRGYKVGSKTFRVYLDGYDQRGLLSGREEGRRHEFVYVLDSGDLAAVRYNNWKIIFSYQDGEGPDMWFSGKRFNPAWPYLINLRSDPFEYGPHSGLYTSWYGERMFTFVPAQMLVKQFAESLIDYPPSQAPGSLSIGPLKERVKQKMAEARKQKQEPSVGDQVMSLANEVEQFIHRFQQSHQ from the coding sequence ATGGCAAGCAAGGCGAAGCCCTCGGGCAACGGTCACGGCAAGCAGGCGAAGCAGCAGCCCAACATCCTGGTCATCTGGGGAGATGACATCGGCTTCTGGAACATCAGCGCCTACAACCAGGGGATGATGGGCTACCGCACGCCCAACATCGACCGCATCGCGAAGGAAGGCGCGATGATGACGGACTGCTACGGCCAGCAGAGCTGCACCGCGGGCCGCGCGGCGTTCATCACCGGCATGAACCCGCTTCGCACGGGGCTCACCACCATCGGAATGCCCGGGGCGAAGTACGGCCTGCAGGACTCCGACCCCACCATCGCGGAGATGCTCAAGCCGCTGGGCTACACCTGTGGCCAGTTCGGCAAGAACCACCTGGGCGACTCGAATCCCTATCTGCCCACCGTGCACGGCTTCGACGAGTTCTTCGGCAACCTCTATCACCTGAACGCGGAGAACGAGCCGGAGTGCCCGGACTACCCCAAGGACCCGGCCTTCAAGGAACGCTTCGGTCCGCGCGGCGTGCTGCACAGCTGGGCCACCGCGCGCAACGACCCCACCGAGGACGAGCGCTGGGGCGTGGTGGGCAAGCAGCGCATCGAGGACACCGGCCCCCTCACCACGAAGCGCATGGAGACGGTGGACGGCGAGTTCCTCCAGGGCTCACTGGACTTCATGGAGCGCGCGGTGAACGAGGGCAAGCCGTTCTTCCTCTGGCACAACACCACGCGCACGCACGTCTGGACGTTCCTCCAGAAGAAGTACCAGAACGCCACGGGCTACGGCCTCTATGCGGACGCGATGCGGGAGCTGGACGACATCGTCGGCGTGCTGCTCGCGAAGCTGGATGAACTGGGCATCGCGGAGAACACGGTGGTGGTGTTCTCCACCGACAACGGCGTGGAGAAGATGGGGTGGCCGGACGGCGGCAACAGCCCGTTCCGCGGGGAGAAGGGCTCCACGTGGGAGGGCGGCGTGCGGGTGCCGTGCGTGGTGCGCTGGCCAGGCGTGGTGGAGCCTGGACGCGTCATCAACGACATCTTCGCGCACGAGGACTGGATGCCCACGCTGGTGGCGGCGGCGGGCGGCCCCACGGACCTGGTGGACAAGTGCAAGCGCGGCTACAAGGTCGGGAGCAAGACCTTCCGGGTCTACCTGGACGGGTATGACCAACGGGGGCTGCTGTCGGGCAGGGAGGAGGGCCGCCGGCACGAGTTCGTCTACGTGCTCGACAGCGGCGACCTCGCGGCGGTCCGCTACAACAACTGGAAGATCATCTTCAGCTACCAGGACGGCGAGGGCCCGGACATGTGGTTCAGCGGCAAGCGCTTCAACCCGGCGTGGCCGTACCTCATCAACCTGCGCTCGGACCCGTTCGAGTATGGGCCCCACTCCGGCCTGTACACGTCCTGGTACGGCGAGCGCATGTTCACGTTCGTCCCGGCGCAGATGCTGGTGAAGCAGTTCGCGGAGAGCCTCATCGACTACCCGCCCAGCCAGGCCCCGGGCAGCCTGAGCATCGGGCCGCTGAAGGAGCGCGTGAAACAGAAGATGGCGGAGGCGCGAAAGCAGAAGCAGGAGCCCAGCGTCGGCGACCAGGTCATGTCCCTGGCCAACGAGGTGGAGCAGTTCATCCACCGCTTCCAGCAGTCCCATCAGTAG
- a CDS encoding formylglycine-generating enzyme family protein has protein sequence MHRNDSHDATPDAGPTETAARPGRAPFPDMVWIPGGTYWMGSDHHYPEEAPAHQVTVSGFWMDRFTVTNEQFARFVEATGYVTVAQRPLNPSDYPGATPESLVPGSLVFQKPQGPVDLGNVAHWWGYVPDACWKHPEGRRSSVKHRLDHPVVHVAFEDAEAYATWSGKTLPTEAEWERAARGGLDRNEFCWGNDFTPNGEHQANTWQGYFPWQNLREDGHEGTCPVGTFPPNGYGLHEMAGNVWEWTTDWYQDRHPGHHGKTCCIPVNPRGPATAQGSQDPATPAVSIPRRVLKGGSHLCAPNYCRRYRPAARSPQAVDSGASHIGFRCIVRP, from the coding sequence ATGCACCGGAACGACAGCCACGACGCCACTCCTGACGCGGGGCCCACCGAAACCGCCGCGCGTCCCGGACGCGCTCCCTTTCCAGACATGGTGTGGATCCCCGGTGGCACGTACTGGATGGGCTCCGACCATCACTATCCCGAAGAGGCGCCCGCGCATCAGGTCACCGTCTCCGGCTTCTGGATGGACCGCTTCACCGTGACGAACGAACAGTTCGCCCGCTTCGTCGAGGCCACCGGCTACGTCACCGTCGCCCAGCGTCCCCTCAATCCCTCGGACTACCCCGGCGCCACGCCGGAGTCGCTCGTTCCCGGCTCGCTCGTCTTCCAGAAGCCCCAGGGGCCCGTGGACCTGGGCAACGTGGCCCACTGGTGGGGCTATGTCCCCGACGCCTGCTGGAAGCACCCGGAGGGCCGCCGCTCCTCCGTGAAGCACCGGCTGGACCACCCCGTCGTCCACGTCGCCTTCGAGGACGCGGAGGCCTACGCCACCTGGTCCGGGAAGACGCTCCCCACCGAGGCTGAATGGGAGCGCGCCGCGCGCGGAGGCCTGGACCGCAACGAGTTCTGCTGGGGCAATGACTTCACGCCGAACGGCGAACACCAGGCCAATACCTGGCAGGGCTACTTTCCCTGGCAGAACCTGCGCGAGGACGGCCACGAGGGCACCTGCCCTGTCGGCACCTTCCCTCCCAATGGCTACGGCCTCCACGAGATGGCCGGCAACGTCTGGGAATGGACCACCGACTGGTATCAGGACCGCCACCCGGGCCATCACGGCAAGACCTGCTGCATCCCCGTCAACCCGCGCGGCCCCGCCACCGCGCAGGGCAGCCAGGACCCCGCCACTCCCGCCGTCTCCATCCCGCGCCGCGTCCTCAAGGGCGGCAGCCACCTGTGCGCGCCCAACTACTGCCGCCGCTACCGGCCCGCGGCGCGCTCACCCCAGGCCGTGGACAGCGGCGCCAGCCACATCGGCTTCCGCTGCATCGTGCGCCCGTAG
- a CDS encoding S8 family peptidase, protein MTSSHFASRLTGALAGLTLCTTAFAASQAPLPRVAADKRLQRALPSGTPVERLVVKFQEGSRVRLRGDTLRPLAAERSESERSRLAGQGLSEARLASDVKAAQALLERAPRAAALRRLFTEDESALALRKTLGESGSGRQLADLDLYYEVPLVPGTTAERVAEVIASLNALDSVEIAYAEPPAEPAMVNFGMDAALRSLLAAADIAPTTPLYEGNQGYLNAAPSGVDARYAWGVAGGNGAGIRFVDIEGGWRTTHEDMPDLFTQLGAQYNDLSWRNHGTAVLGEIVGTANGYGVTGIAHGATVGVSAASQGTAAAIANAAAAVGRGGVILIELHAQGPADSTPCTCNQSQCNYIAMEYWQANYDAIATATANGVTVVEAAGNGSANLDEAAYGGAFNRNVRDSGAIVVGASTATTRVPMCWTNFGSRVDVHGWGESVASMGYGDLFGFAYGEDQYYTGTFSGTSSASPIVTGSALSLQGVARARGSGALDPRYVRGLLASTGTAQAADARNIGRLPNLRQAIQMMPDIAWSSSGPMAGRYCTQVHEAADPDTWNDNFLCSTVNYGFQWSSAGPIAGMNCTRIYEDAEPAEHTWNDNYLCVPTNSPLQLSWSQSGPIAGKLCTLIHEAADPHAWNDNYLCY, encoded by the coding sequence ATGACCTCTTCGCACTTCGCCTCCCGCCTGACGGGCGCGCTCGCCGGGCTGACCTTGTGCACCACCGCCTTCGCCGCGTCTCAGGCGCCGCTGCCCCGGGTCGCCGCCGACAAGCGGCTCCAGAGGGCGCTGCCGTCGGGCACGCCCGTGGAGCGCCTGGTGGTGAAGTTCCAGGAAGGCAGCCGCGTGCGCCTGCGCGGCGACACGCTGCGCCCGCTCGCGGCGGAGCGCTCCGAGTCCGAGCGCTCGCGGCTCGCCGGACAGGGCCTCTCCGAGGCCCGCCTCGCCAGTGACGTGAAGGCCGCGCAGGCCCTGCTGGAGCGCGCGCCCCGCGCCGCCGCGCTCCGCCGTCTCTTCACGGAGGACGAGTCCGCGCTGGCGCTCCGCAAGACCCTGGGCGAATCCGGGAGTGGCCGCCAGTTGGCGGACCTCGACCTCTACTACGAAGTCCCGCTCGTGCCCGGGACCACCGCGGAGCGCGTGGCGGAGGTCATCGCCTCGCTCAACGCGCTGGACAGCGTGGAGATCGCCTACGCGGAGCCTCCCGCCGAACCGGCGATGGTGAACTTCGGCATGGATGCCGCGCTGCGGAGCCTGCTCGCCGCCGCGGACATCGCGCCCACGACGCCGCTGTACGAAGGCAACCAGGGCTACCTCAACGCGGCTCCCAGCGGCGTGGACGCGCGCTATGCGTGGGGCGTGGCCGGCGGCAACGGCGCGGGCATCCGCTTCGTCGACATCGAGGGTGGCTGGCGCACCACCCACGAGGACATGCCGGACCTCTTCACGCAGCTGGGCGCGCAGTACAACGACTTGAGCTGGCGCAACCACGGCACCGCGGTGCTGGGCGAAATCGTGGGCACGGCCAACGGCTACGGCGTGACGGGCATCGCGCACGGCGCGACGGTGGGCGTGTCCGCGGCCTCGCAGGGCACCGCCGCGGCCATCGCCAACGCGGCGGCGGCCGTGGGGCGGGGCGGCGTCATCCTCATCGAGCTGCACGCCCAGGGCCCCGCGGACAGCACGCCCTGTACCTGCAACCAGAGCCAGTGCAACTACATCGCGATGGAGTACTGGCAGGCCAACTACGACGCCATCGCCACGGCCACCGCCAACGGCGTCACCGTGGTGGAGGCGGCGGGCAACGGCAGCGCCAACCTGGACGAGGCCGCGTACGGCGGCGCCTTCAACCGCAACGTGCGCGACTCGGGCGCCATCGTGGTGGGCGCCAGCACCGCCACCACGCGCGTGCCCATGTGCTGGACGAACTTCGGCTCGCGCGTGGACGTGCACGGCTGGGGTGAGAGCGTGGCGTCCATGGGCTACGGCGACCTCTTCGGCTTCGCGTACGGCGAGGACCAGTACTACACGGGCACCTTCAGCGGCACCTCTAGCGCGTCGCCCATCGTCACCGGCTCGGCGCTGAGCCTCCAGGGCGTGGCGCGTGCTCGCGGCTCGGGCGCGCTCGACCCCCGCTACGTGCGCGGCCTGCTGGCGTCCACGGGCACCGCGCAGGCGGCGGATGCGCGCAACATCGGCCGGTTGCCCAACCTGCGCCAGGCCATCCAGATGATGCCGGACATCGCCTGGTCCTCGTCCGGCCCCATGGCCGGCCGGTACTGCACCCAGGTGCACGAGGCGGCGGACCCCGACACCTGGAACGACAACTTCCTGTGCTCCACGGTGAACTACGGCTTCCAGTGGAGCAGCGCGGGCCCCATCGCGGGCATGAACTGCACGCGGATCTACGAAGACGCCGAGCCCGCCGAGCACACGTGGAATGACAACTACCTCTGCGTGCCCACCAACAGCCCGCTGCAGCTGTCGTGGTCGCAGTCCGGCCCCATCGCCGGAAAGCTCTGCACGCTCATCCACGAGGCCGCGGATCCCCACGCCTGGAACGACAACTACCTCTGCTACTGA
- a CDS encoding helix-turn-helix domain-containing protein, with protein MPASDPGMGALVDSLLYGLVRGNSPEVVHRQRDARIQRALERIAVDYADALRVEDLAKAAGMCRYSFLRAFRASMGESPYQYLQGYRLERAAEQLRGGKAASVLETALECGFTDPGRFARAFRARFGCVPREYRARHSG; from the coding sequence GTGCCCGCCAGCGACCCGGGCATGGGCGCGCTGGTGGACTCACTGCTCTACGGGCTCGTGCGCGGGAACTCGCCGGAGGTTGTGCACCGGCAGAGGGATGCACGGATCCAGCGGGCCCTGGAGCGCATCGCGGTGGACTACGCGGACGCCTTGCGCGTCGAGGACCTGGCGAAGGCCGCGGGCATGTGCCGCTACTCCTTCCTGCGCGCCTTCCGCGCCAGCATGGGCGAGAGCCCCTATCAGTATCTCCAGGGCTACCGGCTGGAGCGCGCGGCGGAGCAGTTGCGCGGAGGCAAGGCCGCGTCCGTGCTGGAGACCGCGCTCGAGTGCGGCTTCACGGACCCGGGCCGCTTCGCCCGGGCCTTCCGCGCACGCTTCGGCTGCGTCCCCCGCGAGTACCGCGCGCGCCACTCCGGGTGA
- a CDS encoding DUF6310 domain-containing protein, with product MQRRVALALLLLLSACAGSTQVPSSSGRAQRIANLQRAAKLPWTDEGRCVVREASEPWAVVVERCFPALDTDRVRFHDTSGRCTVASADAAALGLGVCILAAPEIAVGAVIVVGVVVVGFAIKEALDAYEFRQLYPGEVTSTVGTRTAPRETMAKRKPQPEPSGLDLFPPVPGEPAESGRRPECKARRVPHLGGNTLHNQCADRIPRNTFSGWDALVDGKNFDGLQGATRTLWEVKTNDIESYSPFVRRAELQKQVEEAKRERALAEACGYQFAIGVRTEAHKKLLEILLPDFNIVLMTWC from the coding sequence ATGCAGCGTCGAGTCGCCCTCGCGCTTCTGCTCCTTCTCTCCGCTTGTGCCGGTTCGACGCAGGTGCCGAGTTCGTCGGGCAGGGCCCAACGCATCGCCAACCTCCAGCGGGCCGCGAAGCTGCCCTGGACGGATGAAGGGCGGTGTGTCGTCCGGGAGGCTTCCGAACCCTGGGCCGTGGTGGTGGAGCGCTGCTTTCCGGCGCTGGATACCGACCGGGTCCGGTTTCACGACACCTCGGGACGGTGCACGGTGGCCTCCGCGGACGCGGCGGCCCTGGGGCTGGGCGTCTGCATCCTGGCGGCGCCCGAAATCGCCGTGGGCGCGGTGATCGTCGTCGGCGTGGTGGTGGTCGGCTTTGCCATCAAGGAGGCGCTGGACGCATATGAGTTCCGCCAGCTGTATCCAGGGGAGGTGACGTCGACGGTTGGGACGCGGACAGCGCCTCGGGAGACGATGGCGAAACGAAAGCCCCAGCCGGAACCGTCAGGCCTGGACTTGTTTCCCCCCGTGCCTGGCGAGCCCGCCGAGAGTGGGCGGAGGCCGGAGTGCAAGGCCCGCCGGGTCCCACATCTTGGTGGTAACACCCTGCATAACCAATGTGCCGACCGGATTCCTCGGAACACCTTTTCCGGGTGGGATGCACTCGTCGATGGCAAGAACTTCGATGGGCTTCAAGGCGCGACGCGCACGCTGTGGGAGGTCAAGACCAACGACATCGAGAGCTACAGCCCGTTCGTTCGCCGAGCCGAGCTTCAGAAGCAGGTCGAAGAGGCGAAACGTGAGCGCGCTCTCGCGGAAGCTTGCGGCTACCAGTTTGCGATAGGTGTCCGCACCGAGGCCCACAAGAAGCTCCTCGAGATACTGCTGCCTGACTTCAACATCGTTCTCATGACGTGGTGCTGA
- a CDS encoding MgtC/SapB family protein — MAAALGEGDVLVRLLVAGVSGMVLGLPYRKRPGGVRTHYLVTLGAALFCTSAANLLAAPAEMLRIIQGVASGIGFVGAASVLKKGSAIFGITTAASIWTAAAVGCEAALGAPLRAAWVAPTIALTSHLVGLLERRVFRRRRVMVLEEPGRAPKRRG, encoded by the coding sequence ATGGCAGCGGCGCTCGGAGAGGGGGACGTGCTCGTTCGGCTGCTGGTGGCAGGGGTCTCCGGCATGGTCCTGGGCCTCCCCTATCGCAAGCGGCCAGGTGGCGTGCGGACGCACTACCTGGTGACGCTGGGCGCCGCGCTCTTCTGCACCTCCGCCGCGAACCTGCTGGCCGCCCCCGCGGAGATGCTGCGCATCATCCAGGGGGTCGCGTCCGGCATCGGCTTCGTCGGGGCCGCGAGCGTCCTCAAGAAGGGGAGCGCCATCTTCGGCATCACCACGGCCGCATCCATCTGGACCGCCGCGGCGGTGGGATGCGAGGCCGCGCTGGGCGCCCCCCTGCGCGCCGCCTGGGTCGCGCCGACCATCGCCCTCACCAGCCATCTGGTGGGGCTGCTCGAGCGCCGGGTCTTCCGCCGCAGACGGGTCATGGTCCTGGAGGAGCCGGGCCGCGCCCCGAAGAGACGAGGCTGA
- a CDS encoding glutathione S-transferase family protein: protein MITISAFKWVPPFAQGVVRDLRVRWALEEAGLPYEVRLIGPQVQKSAEYRAQQPFGQVPVYQEEGLTLFESGAIVFHIASKSEALLPPDDAGRARALTWTFAALNSIEIYLQQLAEIDLFVPEAEWAKLHRPDVVARIHHRLGELATWLGNREFLEDRFTVGDLMMTTVLRLLRHTDVLDAHPALKAYKERCEARPAFQRALAAQMAAFQQHERREA, encoded by the coding sequence ATGATCACCATCAGTGCTTTCAAGTGGGTACCGCCGTTCGCGCAGGGCGTGGTCCGAGACCTCCGGGTGCGGTGGGCGCTGGAGGAGGCAGGCCTGCCCTACGAGGTGCGGCTCATCGGCCCGCAGGTTCAGAAGTCCGCGGAGTACCGCGCGCAGCAGCCCTTCGGGCAGGTGCCGGTGTACCAGGAGGAGGGCCTGACGCTCTTCGAGTCGGGCGCCATCGTGTTCCACATCGCATCGAAGAGCGAAGCGCTGCTGCCCCCGGACGATGCGGGCCGTGCGCGTGCGCTCACGTGGACGTTCGCGGCGCTGAACTCCATTGAAATCTACCTCCAGCAGCTCGCGGAAATCGACCTGTTCGTCCCGGAGGCCGAGTGGGCGAAGCTCCACCGGCCGGACGTGGTGGCGCGCATCCACCACCGCCTGGGGGAGCTGGCCACCTGGCTGGGCAACCGCGAGTTCCTGGAGGACCGCTTCACCGTGGGCGACCTGATGATGACCACGGTGCTGCGCCTCCTGCGGCACACGGATGTGCTCGACGCGCACCCCGCGCTCAAGGCCTACAAGGAACGCTGTGAGGCGCGGCCCGCGTTCCAGCGCGCACTGGCCGCGCAGATGGCTGCGTTCCAGCAGCACGAGCGGCGCGAGGCCTGA
- a CDS encoding FAD-dependent oxidoreductase yields the protein MQAPSSQALQVPVLIIGGGLVGLSTALFLAHQGVRALVIEKHPGTSLHPRARGFHVRTVELLRSTCAREEVERAGAVPEGTVIGHLVAVTLAGPVHSWRTQAVSSQRTDLSPCPFVFLGQDRLEPILLEAVRRQGVEVRFRHELQDFTQDAEGVRATVLDRETGAVSTVQAAYLIGADGVRSPVREALGIARRGRGSFGHNISTLFEADLSPVQREVPLGFAVITHPEVGGVIVASDVKDRWIHATRLDVSRETAADFTEARWTQRLRTVTGIPDLRPTLHGTFVWEAAERVAERFGAGRVFLVGDAAHQMPPTGGFGANTGIHDAANLAWKLAAVLNGHAGPGLLETYDAERRPVAAATANQAALLALKMEGKELPPDAEFVEDDAITLGYRYGDGPPLPKTFVPTGEPGTRAPHVWLENRTSTLDLFGNGFVLLAGSDAWSAAGRRLTGRMPLRVHEVHGWQHAYGVGDVGACLVRPDGMVAARWSEPVVNAESALNAELESLLSRLP from the coding sequence ATGCAAGCCCCTTCCTCGCAGGCGCTCCAGGTTCCCGTGCTCATCATCGGCGGCGGCCTCGTCGGGTTGTCGACCGCGCTGTTCCTCGCCCACCAGGGCGTGCGGGCGCTGGTCATCGAGAAGCATCCGGGCACGTCACTCCATCCCCGCGCCCGGGGCTTTCATGTGCGCACCGTGGAGCTGTTGCGGTCCACCTGCGCGAGGGAGGAGGTGGAGCGGGCCGGGGCCGTTCCCGAGGGCACGGTCATCGGGCACCTGGTGGCCGTCACGCTCGCGGGGCCGGTGCACTCGTGGAGGACGCAGGCGGTGTCCTCGCAGCGGACGGACCTCAGCCCGTGCCCGTTCGTCTTCCTGGGGCAGGACCGGCTGGAGCCCATCCTCCTGGAGGCCGTGAGGCGCCAGGGCGTGGAGGTGCGCTTCCGGCATGAGCTCCAGGACTTCACCCAGGACGCGGAGGGCGTGCGGGCCACGGTGCTCGACCGCGAGACGGGGGCGGTGTCCACCGTGCAGGCGGCGTATCTCATTGGCGCGGACGGCGTGCGCAGCCCGGTGCGCGAGGCGCTGGGCATCGCCCGGCGCGGACGGGGCTCCTTCGGCCACAACATCTCCACGCTCTTCGAGGCCGACCTCTCACCGGTGCAGCGGGAGGTGCCGCTGGGCTTCGCGGTGATCACGCATCCGGAGGTGGGCGGCGTCATCGTGGCGTCGGACGTGAAGGACCGGTGGATCCACGCGACGCGGCTCGATGTATCCCGGGAGACGGCCGCGGACTTCACGGAGGCGCGCTGGACGCAGCGGCTGCGCACCGTCACGGGCATCCCCGACCTGAGGCCTACGCTCCATGGAACGTTCGTCTGGGAGGCGGCGGAGCGCGTCGCGGAGCGTTTCGGTGCAGGGCGTGTCTTCCTCGTGGGAGACGCCGCGCACCAGATGCCGCCCACGGGAGGTTTTGGCGCCAACACCGGCATCCACGACGCGGCGAACCTGGCCTGGAAGCTGGCCGCGGTGTTGAACGGCCACGCGGGCCCCGGCCTGCTCGAGACATACGATGCGGAGAGGAGGCCCGTGGCCGCCGCCACCGCGAACCAGGCCGCGTTGCTCGCTTTGAAGATGGAGGGGAAGGAACTTCCACCGGACGCGGAGTTCGTCGAGGACGACGCCATCACCCTCGGATATCGCTACGGGGACGGGCCGCCGTTGCCGAAGACCTTCGTGCCCACGGGCGAACCCGGCACGCGCGCGCCCCATGTGTGGTTGGAGAATCGCACGTCGACGCTGGACCTCTTCGGCAACGGTTTCGTCCTGCTCGCGGGAAGTGACGCGTGGAGCGCTGCGGGCCGGAGACTCACGGGGCGCATGCCGCTGCGGGTCCACGAGGTCCACGGCTGGCAGCACGCGTATGGAGTCGGGGACGTGGGCGCCTGTCTCGTGCGCCCGGACGGCATGGTGGCGGCGCGGTGGAGTGAACCTGTCGTGAACGCGGAGAGCGCCCTCAATGCCGAGCTGGAGAGCCTGCTGTCTCGGCTCCCCTGA